From Synoicihabitans lomoniglobus, the proteins below share one genomic window:
- a CDS encoding DUF885 domain-containing protein: MAVTPNGVIAQEIEDARYATLLGDDAPNSETKRLATLFAVDWAVTLEDSPEMATYVGLPGYGDRWSDQSPAALEKGRARARTRLAVIESIDRAALSPDDQLNYDLFLDQARNGVEGQRFPQELLAINQLGGVHQQAASIMRMMPNRSVMQLEDQVARLEGLPAVIDQTIALLEAGMAAGVTPPAITMREVPQQVRNMIVDTPTDNPLLKGFYNLPGSIPPEEGALLRQQAEDVYVTEIRPAWEKLETFVRERYLPATRDGIAAEALPDGKAWYAYAVKTRTTLALTPEEIHDIGLSEVARIRAEMESIKDAVEFDGTLEAFFDFMRTDPRFFHTDRQALLAEYRDIAKRADLEMPKLFGLLPRLPYGVVEVPSYAEKSQTTAYYNSGGLEAGRAGIFFANTYALHTRPRWEMEALTLHEAVPGHHHQLSLQQELEELPPFRRYSWSYTGFVEGWGLYSESLGEEMGFYTDPYAKFGQLTYEMWRAVRLVVDTGMHAKGWSRQQAIDYFKANAPKTENDIIVEIDRYIVWPGQALAYKLGELKFKELRARATAALGQRFNIRDFHDEALRHGALPLSVLEANIDRWIAAQR; the protein is encoded by the coding sequence ATGGCCGTGACGCCGAATGGAGTCATTGCTCAGGAAATCGAGGACGCACGATATGCGACTCTGCTGGGGGATGATGCTCCGAACTCCGAAACCAAGCGGCTGGCCACCTTGTTTGCCGTCGACTGGGCGGTCACGCTCGAGGACTCGCCGGAGATGGCAACCTACGTCGGGTTGCCGGGCTACGGTGACCGGTGGAGCGATCAATCCCCGGCGGCATTGGAAAAAGGCCGGGCGCGGGCACGCACGCGGCTGGCTGTGATCGAATCCATCGATCGGGCAGCGTTGTCGCCCGATGATCAGCTCAACTATGATCTGTTTCTCGACCAAGCGCGCAACGGAGTCGAAGGGCAGCGCTTTCCGCAGGAGTTGCTCGCCATCAATCAACTCGGCGGCGTGCACCAGCAGGCGGCCTCGATCATGCGGATGATGCCCAACCGCAGCGTCATGCAGTTGGAGGATCAAGTGGCGCGACTTGAGGGTCTGCCCGCCGTGATCGACCAAACCATCGCCCTGCTCGAGGCCGGCATGGCGGCGGGCGTGACGCCCCCCGCGATCACGATGCGGGAAGTGCCGCAACAGGTGCGTAACATGATCGTCGATACGCCGACCGATAATCCCCTGCTCAAGGGATTTTACAATTTGCCGGGATCCATTCCGCCGGAGGAGGGGGCGTTGTTGCGCCAGCAGGCGGAGGATGTCTACGTCACTGAAATTCGCCCGGCGTGGGAGAAACTGGAAACGTTTGTGCGGGAGCGTTACCTGCCGGCGACCCGTGATGGCATCGCGGCGGAGGCTCTGCCCGATGGCAAAGCGTGGTATGCCTACGCCGTGAAAACCCGCACGACGCTGGCGCTCACCCCGGAGGAAATCCATGATATCGGGTTAAGTGAAGTTGCCCGCATTCGGGCGGAAATGGAGTCGATCAAGGATGCGGTCGAGTTCGATGGGACACTCGAAGCGTTCTTCGACTTTATGCGCACGGATCCGCGGTTTTTCCATACGGATCGCCAGGCCCTGCTCGCCGAATATCGCGACATTGCCAAGCGCGCCGATCTGGAGATGCCCAAGCTGTTTGGGCTGCTGCCGCGGCTGCCTTATGGCGTGGTTGAGGTGCCGTCCTACGCGGAAAAGTCGCAGACCACCGCCTATTACAACTCCGGTGGACTGGAGGCGGGTCGGGCCGGTATCTTTTTTGCCAATACGTATGCCCTGCATACGCGCCCACGCTGGGAAATGGAAGCGCTCACGCTGCATGAAGCCGTGCCGGGTCACCACCACCAGCTTTCCTTGCAGCAGGAGTTGGAGGAGTTGCCGCCGTTTCGGCGCTACAGCTGGAGTTACACCGGTTTCGTTGAAGGGTGGGGACTCTACTCTGAAAGCCTCGGGGAGGAGATGGGTTTTTACACCGATCCTTATGCTAAGTTTGGCCAGCTCACTTACGAGATGTGGCGCGCGGTGCGCCTCGTGGTCGATACCGGCATGCACGCCAAGGGGTGGTCGCGCCAGCAGGCGATCGACTACTTCAAGGCCAACGCGCCGAAGACCGAGAATGACATTATCGTGGAGATCGACCGCTATATCGTTTGGCCGGGGCAGGCGCTGGCCTACAAACTGGGCGAGTTGAAGTTCAAGGAACTGCGCGCCCGGGCGACCGCCGCGCTGGGGCAACGCTTCAACATACGCGATTTTCACGACGAAGCATTGCGGCACGGCGCACTGCCTTTGTCGGTGCTCGAAGCCAATATTGATCGCTGGATTGCCGCGCAGCGTTGA
- a CDS encoding gamma carbonic anhydrase family protein, whose translation MTVEERLRQHLSKIPDTAAANWVARTATVVGDVTLGPRSSVFYGAVLRGDIARIVVGEGSNIQDNCVVHLADDLDAIVGDWCTIGHAAIVHACTIEDECLIGMNATILDGARIGARSLVAAGTVVTPRTIIPPGSLVVGTPGKVVRQLSEAEQAGLKGWAEKYLAVSAAHAKLPTQG comes from the coding sequence ATGACGGTTGAAGAACGCTTGCGGCAGCATTTGTCGAAAATACCGGATACGGCGGCGGCGAATTGGGTCGCGCGGACGGCGACGGTGGTGGGCGACGTGACGCTGGGGCCGCGCTCCAGTGTGTTTTACGGGGCGGTGCTGCGGGGCGATATTGCGCGGATCGTGGTGGGGGAGGGCTCCAACATTCAGGACAACTGCGTCGTCCATTTGGCGGATGATTTGGATGCGATCGTCGGGGATTGGTGCACAATCGGCCACGCCGCCATTGTCCACGCCTGCACGATTGAAGACGAATGTCTCATCGGCATGAACGCGACCATCCTGGACGGCGCCCGCATCGGAGCGCGCAGTTTGGTGGCGGCCGGCACCGTGGTGACTCCGCGCACAATCATACCTCCCGGCTCTCTGGTGGTCGGCACGCCCGGCAAAGTGGTGCGGCAACTGAGCGAGGCGGAGCAAGCGGGGCTGAAGGGATGGGCGGAAAAGTATCTGGCCGTCTCGGCCGCGCACGCGAAATTGCCGACGCAGGGTTGA
- a CDS encoding serine hydrolase, translating to MNLPKALPMGAIGFAVALTLLPSTRAAETMPLQAQLETWAGEQPGAIVAAVVDADRVAFVAAGKWAEDDEARRPGPNTFFEIGSISKVFTALLAAQAVEQGRFEWDDPVAGGFASSSVTYAQLATHTSGLPRLPADFPDTGLRDPYFFLTLDDLQRSFTTEVAMLSTGPTDWAYSNFGAAILGQATAAAWNQSYADAMREQVLAPLGMEQTWISGNQDVDTSNLAPGHNSAGRASRWRFDAYAPAGAWVSTTAEMTRLIRAVLDPAGAGLGPALRDTLAVHAETGGPDHMGYGWFVREVDGEPVYWHDGGTGGYRSFLGVQPARGRGIVILAARDQEVDGIGLGWLQGLFEASDPVATGKVSVADYVGDYPIMPQFVLAISATDGTLQVQGTGQPKIGLRATGVDSFTLDGVPAVIDFERGEDGTVTGLVLHQGGRDLPAPRHAAGSLKAPAKGVQLPVESLKPLVGKYQLAPSVVVQVFRDDQQVYVQLTGQPALPVYASAKDEFYYEVVDAQLSFERDDDGVVTGLVLHQNGQNVPAPKVE from the coding sequence ATGAATCTACCCAAAGCATTACCTATGGGAGCGATCGGTTTTGCCGTTGCTTTGACCCTGTTGCCATCCACTCGGGCCGCGGAAACAATGCCCCTCCAAGCGCAACTGGAAACGTGGGCGGGCGAACAACCGGGGGCGATCGTTGCCGCCGTCGTCGACGCCGATCGGGTGGCGTTCGTGGCCGCAGGCAAGTGGGCGGAGGACGACGAAGCTCGGCGGCCGGGCCCAAACACGTTTTTCGAAATCGGCTCCATCAGCAAAGTGTTCACCGCGCTGTTGGCGGCGCAGGCGGTGGAGCAAGGGCGCTTCGAATGGGATGACCCGGTGGCGGGTGGCTTTGCATCGTCGTCCGTGACCTATGCGCAACTGGCCACGCACACGTCGGGTCTGCCTCGTTTGCCAGCCGACTTTCCGGACACGGGTTTGCGCGATCCGTATTTCTTTCTGACGCTGGACGACTTGCAGCGTTCGTTTACGACGGAAGTGGCGATGTTGTCGACCGGGCCAACGGATTGGGCCTATTCCAATTTCGGGGCGGCGATATTGGGGCAGGCGACTGCGGCGGCGTGGAATCAGTCTTACGCCGATGCCATGCGCGAACAGGTGCTCGCACCGCTTGGCATGGAGCAGACGTGGATATCGGGTAACCAGGATGTTGATACGTCGAATCTGGCGCCTGGACATAATTCGGCGGGGCGCGCCTCGCGCTGGCGGTTCGATGCCTACGCCCCAGCGGGTGCCTGGGTGAGCACGACGGCGGAAATGACTCGCTTGATTCGAGCCGTGTTGGATCCGGCGGGGGCCGGCCTTGGTCCGGCGTTGCGGGATACCTTGGCGGTGCACGCTGAAACAGGCGGACCGGATCACATGGGCTATGGATGGTTTGTCCGGGAGGTCGACGGGGAACCCGTCTATTGGCACGACGGAGGCACCGGGGGCTATCGCAGTTTCTTGGGTGTGCAGCCGGCGCGTGGTCGTGGAATCGTCATTCTCGCGGCCCGAGATCAGGAGGTCGACGGCATCGGTCTGGGTTGGTTACAGGGGTTGTTCGAGGCTTCGGATCCCGTGGCCACGGGGAAGGTGTCGGTGGCGGACTACGTCGGCGATTATCCCATCATGCCGCAGTTTGTTTTGGCGATTTCGGCCACTGACGGAACGCTGCAGGTGCAGGGCACCGGACAACCGAAAATCGGTCTGCGCGCGACCGGCGTCGATAGCTTCACCCTGGATGGTGTGCCCGCCGTGATTGATTTCGAGCGAGGGGAAGACGGAACGGTGACCGGACTGGTGTTACATCAAGGCGGTCGAGACCTGCCGGCACCGCGCCATGCCGCGGGTAGTCTGAAGGCGCCCGCCAAGGGCGTGCAATTGCCGGTGGAGTCGCTGAAGCCGTTGGTGGGGAAGTATCAGCTCGCTCCATCGGTGGTGGTGCAGGTTTTCCGGGACGATCAGCAAGTCTATGTGCAGCTT
- a CDS encoding GxxExxY protein — protein sequence MEIVLAPFLSNRKLSASSLKFFYRRKQRETELPDLHPSFEKASSLTEEAIASAIEVHRHKGPGLNESIYEWCLLRELELRKLPTINQKTVQIEYKGFVKAESLRFDVLLAGCLLIEAKSVEHLLPIHKAQLLTYMKLLDVPLGLLINFNVTKLTDGVSRLILPGANR from the coding sequence GTGGAAATCGTTCTCGCGCCCTTCCTTTCGAACCGCAAGCTCAGCGCCAGTTCTCTGAAATTCTTTTACAGGAGGAAACAGAGAGAAACAGAGCTTCCTGATTTGCACCCTTCATTTGAAAAAGCCAGTTCGCTCACCGAAGAAGCGATTGCTTCGGCCATTGAGGTGCATCGGCACAAAGGTCCCGGACTAAATGAATCGATCTACGAATGGTGCCTTTTGCGCGAGCTCGAGCTTCGCAAGTTGCCAACGATTAATCAAAAGACGGTGCAGATTGAATACAAAGGCTTCGTCAAAGCAGAATCCCTCCGGTTCGACGTGTTGTTGGCCGGGTGCCTGCTAATCGAAGCGAAATCAGTCGAACACCTCCTCCCCATCCACAAAGCCCAACTGCTCACCTATATGAAACTCTTGGATGTCCCACTCGGCCTGCTCATCAATTTCAATGTCACCAAGCTCACTGACGGAGTCAGTCGTCTGATACTACCCGGCGCCAACCGCTGA
- a CDS encoding RNA polymerase sigma factor, with protein MISADPPEKRFAAWLREHGAIPQKLSRVYAPESADEDDLKQEMLVQLWRSVGRFREQAKPSTWIYRVCLNTALTWCRTEQRREARVVARPEPVEAASSQEASPAAAQEHDDLMATLMRAIRRLPPGERSVVVLALDGLSYREIAEITGLTENHVGVTLTRARQKLSQGLQEVRDEL; from the coding sequence ATGATTTCCGCCGATCCGCCCGAAAAACGATTTGCCGCCTGGCTCCGGGAGCATGGCGCGATTCCGCAAAAGCTGAGTCGCGTCTACGCGCCGGAGTCGGCCGACGAGGACGATTTGAAACAGGAGATGCTGGTGCAGCTCTGGCGTTCGGTCGGCCGCTTTCGCGAGCAAGCCAAGCCTTCCACGTGGATCTATCGCGTGTGTCTCAATACCGCCCTGACCTGGTGTCGCACCGAGCAACGTCGGGAAGCGCGGGTGGTCGCCCGCCCCGAACCGGTTGAAGCCGCGTCGAGTCAGGAGGCGAGTCCCGCCGCGGCGCAGGAACACGACGATCTCATGGCGACCCTCATGCGCGCCATCCGCCGACTCCCGCCGGGAGAGCGCTCCGTCGTGGTGCTCGCGTTGGATGGACTGAGCTACCGCGAAATCGCCGAGATCACCGGCCTGACGGAAAACCATGTGGGCGTCACGCTGACGCGGGCCCGCCAGAAATTGTCCCAAGGACTCCAGGAGGTAAGAGATGAACTTTGA